One Streptosporangium sp. NBC_01495 DNA window includes the following coding sequences:
- a CDS encoding glutathione-independent formaldehyde dehydrogenase yields MKAIVYNGPRQVNVEEVPDARIERPTDVLVRITTTNICGSDLHMYEGRTDFETGRVLGHENLGEVVEVGSAVDHVRVGDVVCIPFNISCGFCANCEKGLTAYCLTTNPEPGMAGAAYGFADMGPYNGGQAELLRVPYGDFNCLILPDDAKEKQNDYVMLADIWPTGWHATQLAQVEAGDSVVIYGAGPVGLMAAYSATLKSASKVMVVDRHPDRLAKAEEIGAIAIDDSQSPPVDQVMELTKGLGADRGCECVGYQAHDPQGHEHPNMTLNNLVKSVKFTGTIGVVGVFIPSDPGSPDDLFKQGEIAFDYGMFWFKGQMIGNGQCNVKRYNRQLRTLIHEGKARPSWVVSHELDLDEAPDGYEHFDRRDLGWTKVVIHPGELS; encoded by the coding sequence ATGAAAGCGATCGTGTACAACGGACCCCGACAGGTCAACGTCGAGGAAGTCCCGGACGCGCGCATAGAGCGGCCCACCGATGTCCTGGTTCGCATCACCACGACCAACATCTGCGGGTCGGACCTGCACATGTACGAAGGCCGGACCGACTTCGAGACGGGCCGCGTCCTCGGTCACGAGAACCTCGGCGAAGTGGTCGAGGTCGGATCGGCCGTCGACCACGTCCGCGTCGGCGACGTGGTCTGCATCCCGTTCAACATCTCGTGCGGCTTCTGCGCGAACTGCGAAAAGGGCCTGACGGCCTACTGCCTCACCACCAATCCCGAGCCGGGCATGGCCGGGGCGGCCTACGGCTTCGCGGACATGGGACCCTACAACGGCGGCCAGGCCGAGTTGTTGCGCGTGCCCTACGGCGACTTCAACTGCCTCATCCTCCCGGACGATGCGAAGGAGAAGCAGAACGACTACGTGATGCTCGCCGACATCTGGCCGACCGGCTGGCACGCGACTCAACTCGCCCAGGTGGAGGCGGGCGACTCGGTCGTGATCTACGGGGCGGGGCCCGTCGGGCTGATGGCCGCCTACTCCGCCACGCTCAAGAGCGCGAGCAAGGTGATGGTCGTCGACCGCCACCCCGACCGGCTCGCCAAAGCCGAGGAGATCGGCGCGATCGCGATCGACGACTCCCAGTCGCCACCGGTCGATCAGGTCATGGAGCTCACCAAGGGCCTGGGCGCCGACCGGGGCTGCGAGTGCGTGGGCTACCAGGCACACGACCCACAGGGACACGAGCACCCCAACATGACGCTCAACAACCTCGTCAAATCGGTCAAGTTCACCGGGACCATCGGCGTCGTCGGCGTCTTCATCCCGTCGGACCCCGGCAGCCCGGACGATCTCTTCAAGCAGGGCGAGATCGCCTTCGACTACGGGATGTTCTGGTTCAAGGGCCAGATGATCGGCAACGGCCAGTGCAACGTGAAGCGCTACAACCGGCAGCTCCGCACGCTCATCCACGAAGGAAAGGCCCGGCCGTCCTGGGTCGTCTCGCACGAACTGGACCTGGACGAGGCACCGGACGGCTACGAGCACTTCGACCGGAGGGATCTCGGCTGGACCAAGGTCGTCATCCATCCCGGCGAGCTCAGCTGA
- a CDS encoding ester cyclase translates to MTMGDARALKDKLLEAFNAHDLDRVLQCHSRDGVLVTPEGVAEGHDQIASFYEEIFKGFPDLRMTVWHTVFCADPAVIEWLLTGTHDGPFMLPGGGVLDGTGRPVAVRGTSTCSVGNDKIIAYRIYYDQLELYSQLGGELAFDDRSSSAGEGRASPGD, encoded by the coding sequence ATGACCATGGGCGACGCCCGCGCGCTCAAGGACAAGCTGCTGGAGGCCTTCAACGCCCACGATCTGGATCGTGTTCTTCAGTGCCACAGCCGGGACGGGGTCCTGGTGACCCCGGAGGGCGTCGCGGAAGGACACGATCAGATCGCCTCGTTCTACGAGGAGATCTTCAAAGGGTTTCCGGACCTGCGCATGACGGTCTGGCACACGGTGTTCTGCGCCGATCCCGCGGTGATCGAATGGTTGCTCACCGGCACGCATGACGGGCCCTTCATGCTGCCCGGCGGAGGTGTGCTGGACGGAACGGGCCGTCCTGTCGCCGTTCGCGGCACCAGCACCTGCTCCGTCGGCAACGACAAGATCATCGCTTATCGGATCTACTACGACCAGCTGGAGCTGTACAGTCAGCTTGGTGGCGAACTCGCCTTCGACGATCGCTCATCATCCGCCGGCGAGGGACGGGCATCGCCCGGCGACTGA
- a CDS encoding dihydrofolate reductase family protein, with protein sequence MSKVTCDMGMSLDGFVAGPNQSLANPLGEGAEECLHRWMFEEPERHTAVIEGITAAGAFIMGRNMFGPGRGAWDLDWSGWWGEEPPYHGPVFVLTHHPREPLTMKGGTTFVFVTDGIEAAMAQAREAAGDRDVAVAGGAETVNQYLAAGIIDELRLHVAPVILGRGERLLDNLGNITLEPIGDPAGTSLVAHLTYRVTR encoded by the coding sequence ATGAGCAAGGTCACGTGTGACATGGGGATGTCCCTCGACGGCTTCGTGGCAGGACCGAACCAGAGCTTGGCCAACCCGCTCGGTGAGGGCGCGGAGGAGTGCCTGCATCGGTGGATGTTCGAGGAGCCCGAGCGGCACACCGCGGTGATCGAGGGTATTACCGCGGCCGGGGCCTTCATCATGGGCCGCAACATGTTCGGCCCCGGCCGCGGCGCCTGGGATCTGGACTGGAGCGGCTGGTGGGGTGAGGAGCCGCCGTACCACGGGCCGGTCTTCGTCCTCACCCATCACCCGCGCGAGCCGTTGACGATGAAGGGTGGCACGACGTTCGTCTTCGTCACCGACGGGATCGAGGCGGCGATGGCCCAGGCGCGCGAGGCCGCCGGCGACCGCGACGTCGCCGTCGCCGGCGGTGCCGAGACGGTGAACCAGTATCTGGCGGCAGGGATCATCGACGAACTGCGCCTGCACGTTGCGCCCGTGATCCTCGGCAGAGGCGAGCGGCTGCTCGACAACCTCGGGAACATCACTCTCGAACCCATCGGTGACCCTGCGGGCACCAGCCTCGTCGCCCACCTGACGTACCGGGTGACCCGGTAG
- a CDS encoding L-rhamnose mutarotase — MRVALHTRVKPGRESEYDQAHREVPAELAEAIRRGGAHEWTIWRSGQDLFHVIDCDDYEALLSSLADLPVNITWQARMAELLEVVHDYSGEGAGKGLPAVWRLP, encoded by the coding sequence ATGCGCGTCGCGTTGCACACCCGGGTCAAGCCGGGCAGGGAGTCCGAGTACGACCAGGCACACCGGGAGGTGCCCGCCGAGCTGGCCGAGGCCATCAGGAGGGGCGGCGCGCACGAGTGGACGATCTGGCGCAGCGGCCAGGACCTGTTCCACGTGATCGACTGCGACGACTACGAGGCACTGCTGTCGTCGCTGGCGGACCTGCCGGTGAACATCACCTGGCAGGCCCGGATGGCCGAGCTGCTGGAGGTCGTGCACGACTACTCCGGGGAGGGTGCGGGCAAGGGCCTTCCCGCGGTGTGGCGGCTGCCCTGA
- a CDS encoding M1 family metallopeptidase — protein sequence MALSTTSIPQLYFPMHGDDGYRVEHYDLTLDYRVGPNRLGGVARISAVALRQLTRVAFDLGALRVSGVLVDGAPVRFTHRGGKLHLSPAGLRPGRFTVEIRYAGTPQPVSSHWGGLGWEQLTDGVIVASQPIGAPSWFPCNDRPDDKATYRISVTTASAYQVVANGELVSKRRAASTTTWVYEQAEPMASYLASVQIGRYQQAELGPGMRLFFPVRYASRVRHDFERQGRMMEVFRERFGPYPFGSYTAVVVDDELEIPVEAQGMSIFGVNHVDGRRGEERLVAHELAHQWFGNSLTVADWSGIWLHEGFASYAEWIWSESSGGLSSDDHAQRWHRRLSSLPQDFVLADPGPRRLFDDRVYRRGALTLHALRRTIGDESFFALLREWTAGHRHGTVTTGAFTALATRRTTLPLDKLFAGWLHDRRLPALP from the coding sequence GTGGCTCTGAGCACGACCTCCATCCCTCAGCTGTATTTCCCCATGCACGGCGACGACGGCTACCGGGTGGAGCACTACGACCTGACCCTCGACTACCGGGTGGGCCCCAACCGCCTGGGCGGGGTGGCCCGGATCTCCGCGGTGGCGCTGCGGCAGCTCACCCGGGTCGCCTTCGATCTCGGCGCCCTCCGGGTGAGCGGCGTGCTGGTCGACGGCGCGCCGGTGCGCTTCACCCACCGCGGGGGCAAGCTGCACCTGTCGCCCGCCGGGCTGCGGCCGGGCCGGTTCACCGTCGAGATCCGCTACGCGGGCACCCCCCAGCCGGTGAGCAGCCACTGGGGCGGGCTCGGCTGGGAGCAGCTCACCGACGGCGTCATCGTGGCCAGCCAGCCGATCGGGGCGCCCTCGTGGTTCCCGTGCAACGACCGGCCCGACGACAAGGCCACCTACCGGATCTCGGTCACCACCGCCTCCGCGTACCAGGTGGTCGCCAACGGGGAGCTGGTCTCGAAGCGGCGGGCGGCCTCGACGACCACGTGGGTGTACGAGCAGGCCGAGCCGATGGCCTCCTACCTGGCGAGCGTGCAGATCGGCCGCTACCAGCAGGCCGAACTCGGCCCGGGGATGCGGCTGTTCTTCCCCGTCAGGTACGCCTCGCGGGTGCGCCACGACTTCGAGCGCCAGGGCCGGATGATGGAGGTCTTCCGCGAGCGGTTCGGCCCCTACCCGTTCGGCTCCTACACCGCGGTGGTCGTGGACGACGAGCTGGAGATCCCGGTCGAGGCGCAGGGCATGTCGATCTTCGGGGTGAACCACGTCGACGGCAGGCGGGGCGAGGAGCGGCTGGTGGCCCACGAGCTGGCCCACCAGTGGTTCGGCAACAGCCTGACGGTGGCCGACTGGAGCGGCATCTGGCTGCACGAGGGGTTCGCCTCGTACGCGGAGTGGATCTGGTCGGAGAGTTCCGGCGGCCTGTCATCCGATGACCACGCGCAGCGCTGGCACCGGCGCCTCTCCTCGCTCCCCCAGGACTTCGTGCTGGCCGACCCCGGCCCCCGGCGGCTGTTCGACGACCGCGTCTACCGGCGCGGCGCGCTCACCCTGCACGCGCTCCGGCGCACCATCGGCGACGAGTCCTTCTTCGCCCTGCTCAGGGAGTGGACGGCCGGGCACCGCCACGGGACCGTCACCACCGGCGCCTTCACCGCGCTGGCCACGCGCCGCACGACGCTGCCGCTGGACAAACTGTTCGCAGGCTGGCTGCACGACCGCCGCCTGCCCGCCCTCCCCTAG